In Cryptomeria japonica chromosome 10, Sugi_1.0, whole genome shotgun sequence, a genomic segment contains:
- the LOC131072565 gene encoding uncharacterized protein LOC131072565 yields the protein MSRFYCTFHPWEEIVGVCSACLRERLLNLTMPKPGNDPQSFPDLMSSCGCISSRKRKNGGIYYKADEIRDGDLCSQNWWEAGPTEKKASKIFKFSGLRSLLGFWKKDAKNKAAQAQFSPQQDRSGDALQEFLDGEEGRKPWISSLAAMSGVGNRKAEFASARQSVSVRRSTVQRSAVKRSMSDFGNASYCGQDAGKVLLYQSSAECVSRSWSMSRNAPGKAGISKRFENDNDCHGNYWAGNFTGEAMDVDEL from the exons ATGTCCAGATTTTACTGCACTTTTCATCCATGGGAAGAAATCGTTGGAGTATGTTCGGCTTGTTTGAGAGAGCGCCTGCTCAATTTGACAATGCCAAAACCAGGCAATGATCCACAGAGCTTCCCTGATCTTATGTCCTCCTGTGGCTGCATCAGTAGTCGAAAGAGGAAAAATGGCGGCATTTATTATAAAGCGGACGAGATTCGAGATGGCGACCTGTGTAGCCAGAATTGGTGGGAAGCAGGGCCGACTGAGAAGAAAGCGAGCAAGATTTTCAAGTTCTCGGGTCTCAGATCGCTGTTAGGGTTTTGGAAGAAGGACGCCAAAAATAAGGCAGCTCAAGCTCAATTTTCCCCGCAGCAGGATCGATCTGGAGATGCACTGCAAG aattTTTAGATGGAGAAGAGGGAAGGAAACCCTGGATCTCGTCATTGGCTGCCATGAGTGGTGTTGGAAATAGGAAGGCGGAGTTTGCTTCTGCAAGGCAGAGTGTTTCTGTGCGCAGATCGACGGTCCAGCGATCTGCAGTGAAAAGATCAATGTCTGATTTTGGTAACGCCTCGTACTGTGGACAGGACGCTGGGAAGGTATTATTATATCAGTCCTCAGCAGAGTGTGTAAGTAGATCATGGTCTATGTCCAGAAATGCCCCAGGAAAGGCTGGAATAAGCAAGAGATTTGAGAACGACAACGACTGTCATGGTAATTATTGGGCAGGGAATTTCACCGGAGAAGCCATGGATGTTGATGAATTGTAA